The genomic segment AACACATATTAAAAAAAATACGCTCTTTTTCTGTCTATAATTTAAAATTTTCGTTTTTGAAGTAAAAATACATATTGCAAAAAAGGCGCGATAAATAAATACCACGCCTTTTTATTTTTAACAATTTCAATAACAATTAATTTTGTAATTCTGCATTACAATGCTTGAGTCTATTTTGAAAATAGCAGCATCTTTATTAATTAAAATAGAAACTTTCAACAAGTACATTTATTCCTAAACATACCCCTTCATTAGGGATTAGCTTCACTTAACTTACTTACTCACAGAAGTTAAGTGAATGCAATATGCATCTATATCCTTTTTTTCTTAATAAGTGCTTACTAATTCAAAATATTACATAAAACAGAGATACAGTGCAAATCCCATCACATTCGAATGTGTGGTAATTCCCAATTTATTATCCAATTTTTTTCATTGCTGTCATAGATTCTCTCAACCATGCTCCTACTTCTTCGATAGGATGTTGACGAATTTCTTTGTTTACTGCAATTAAAACAGCATTATCTACTCCGTTTGAAGCTGAAAATGGTTTTCCTATTATATTTGTTTCAACAGTTTTCATGAACTCAGTTAATAATGGTTTACAAGCATGGTCAAATAAATAACAACCATATTCTGCTGTATCCGAAATAACACGGTTCATTTCAAACAATTTCTTTCTTGCAATTGTATTTGCAATTAATGGTAGTTCGTGCAATGACTCATAATAAGCTGATTCTTCGATAATTCCAGCTTCAGTCATAGTTTCAAAAGCCAATTCTACACCAGCTTTTACCATTGCAATCATTAAAACTCCATTGTCAAAATATTCTTGTTCAGAAATTGGAGCTTCTTGTGGAGCTGTTTTTTCGAAGTTAGTTTCTCCGGTTGCAGCTCTCCATTTCAATAAATTAACATCATCATTAGCCCAGTCTGCCATCATTGTTCTTGAGAATTCTCCAGAAATAATATCATCCTGATGTTTTTGGAATAACGGACGCATAATGTCTTTTAATTCTTCAGCAAGTTCGTAAGCTTCGATTTTTGCAGGATTTGAAAGACGATCCATCATATTTGTAATACCACCATGTTTCAAAGCTTCAGTGATAGTTTCCCATCCATATTGAATTAATTTTGAAGCATAAGCAGCATCGATTCCTTTTTCAACCATTTTATCAAAACATAAAATAGATCCAGTTTGCAATAATCCGCAAAGGATAGTTTGCTCACCCATTAAATCTGATTTTACTTCGGCAACGAAA from the uncultured Flavobacterium sp. genome contains:
- the ilvC gene encoding ketol-acid reductoisomerase, with the protein product MANYFNTLPLRLQLEQLGVCEFMEQSEFADGIAALAGKKVVIVGCGAQGLNQGLNMRDSGLDISYALRADAIAEKRASYKNATENGFKVGTYEELIPTADLVCNLTPDKQHTAVVTAIMPLMKQGSTLAYSHGFNIVEEGMQIRKDITVIMCAPKCPGSEVREEYKRGFGVPTLIAVHPENDPNNFGLDQAKAYAVATGGHKAGVLKSSFVAEVKSDLMGEQTILCGLLQTGSILCFDKMVEKGIDAAYASKLIQYGWETITEALKHGGITNMMDRLSNPAKIEAYELAEELKDIMRPLFQKHQDDIISGEFSRTMMADWANDDVNLLKWRAATGETNFEKTAPQEAPISEQEYFDNGVLMIAMVKAGVELAFETMTEAGIIEESAYYESLHELPLIANTIARKKLFEMNRVISDTAEYGCYLFDHACKPLLTEFMKTVETNIIGKPFSASNGVDNAVLIAVNKEIRQHPIEEVGAWLRESMTAMKKIG